The Urbifossiella limnaea genome has a window encoding:
- a CDS encoding beta strand repeat-containing protein, translating into MNSPGWKKSLSKLFTSPLARSGAGRRSAPRASAKRSQPMSQLVIETLESRDVPAIINMTVAPISPTEGVALGSPAAPLPVATFQVDNYLGFDQSIQFSAAIGWGDGTASSGLGSTTIQFLSNDGAGRASYQVFGYHTYRHASNPLTPLNLDVVVFDNTGPGTTQAASTPITVIDQPLTAAGVQPVVAATAGAPLVYVDVATFTDANPLALAGDYTATITWGNPTQTTSGTVVQDTNGVFHVLGSHTFDGAAPASSAYTVTILDVTASVTINNTATVARAAILVGALPVAGTVNIPTAAGVIATFTDTGGADPLASYTATIDWGDGTPTSVGTVAALGGNQFSVSAPAHTYPQPGVFATRVTVANALDGTSGVGGSTAVIANSILTATPAAGITAVEGTTLTALVATFTDTDPTRPTSAYTATITWGDGTTSAGVITQPGGAGTAFQVSGSHIYQVDGPYPITVLIQNDNGSRTTTTTTATVTEAGIATNPAPLVIRGQQNVALVGVDVATFTSGNPFETAANFAASIAWGDGTTSAGVIVVDAFGTFHVQGIHTYTSTGTFTPLVTVSEVGGGGVLGQVQATVTIVATPLLVTATPVQATEGVALPNAQNTTNGTVVATFVDLFGADPLASYSASIDWGNGLTTPGTIVAGVGPNFVVVAPAAPPVVYANAGMYTVKVTVMNVDLSQTSGFFQAVGVTTATVADAPLAADPTQPVVTAFQGTPLAGVPVGRFTDGNPAGSVTDFTATIDWGDGTPQSAGQVVQPGGVGTPFVVLGNHTYANPTTPPAAPYAVTVTVVDVGGSRVTTRTTANVTASVITGTPTVLTGVEGQPIGNGVVAYFTDSGIAGPVSSYSASINWGTGLPGSVTFGQIVPLGGNSFQVLGTYTYPRENVAPNMPYSVTVSISHNGLAATTVVSQANIADAPISGVAVPVFATEGVAFTGTVAIFTDANPNGTAADFTATISWGDGSTSTGRVVRSGASYLVGGADPVSGLGHVYTREGTFAFSVTVRDGAPGGAEFTAFQTATVFDAPLTATGINTTIVEGPLPAVPLPGVVAPTFNVATFTDAGNVPPAAPNPPSEYTATINWGDGAVTTGVIGNPTLLLGTLVYPVTGQHLYADVGSYFVTVTVRTSGTSSTSTTAVITVTDAVLTAGPATALTAVEGSGFTSQVATFSDADLLGRISDYSATIAWGDGTTSAGVIGQISTPLGTPPQFTVVGTHTYADPSAAGAPYPVTVTVRGVTGGNSTTATATVAVGSAPLSSEGGTVHGVEGNSTGSVLIGTFTDADPQSALAEFTTGGGSITIDWGNGGGPVPLPPSAVTAVGSPSGVTYRINAAFTYPRPGTYPITVVVTDRFGASTVIQSVALIAAAPLVAAPAGTQPAIGTTEGGTYTGPVFRFTDGNPLSVPSEFAATINWGDGTTDTGVVTQPGGPGTTYVVSGSHRYLDNGNYTVGVFVQKTGGGSTVNYTTTAVVTGVVPTAVISNAGPVGEGSPVTVSLSDPQDPSPTDTAAGFRYSFATSAAGLAGSYAGAQPGSSAQFTFPDGPSTQTVFGRIFDKDGLFSDYQTVVTVTNVNPTATLSVSGPFIPKKPFTVTFTNQADPSPTDTAAGFRYQFDFGDGNGFGAPTTSPTATFTPPRPGTYVVRGRIIDKDGGVTEYTANPQGNVVIPNVDVFAVGNGIGAGPIVKVYSSLDNSLVASFTAYEPTFRGGVLVATGDVTGDGIPDIITGTGVGGGPVVKVFDGVTFFEIASLMAYEASFRGGVFVAAGDTDGDGRAEIITGTGIGGGPVVKVFDGRTNALRSSFAAYDISARGGVFVAAGDTTGDGKAEVITGAGQGGGPHVKVFDQFGNTIRSFFAYDSSFPGGVTVSAGDLYGLGYADIVTGTGVGGGPEVRVLDSQNGRLKDNFAAFGPDRSTGQPLRNGFSVSASHVIGPTGKAAIIAAAGPDYGPTVRLFDAVTHASLGEILPYEETFTGGAYVG; encoded by the coding sequence ATGAACTCGCCCGGCTGGAAGAAGTCTCTTTCCAAATTGTTCACGAGCCCCCTCGCCCGGTCCGGCGCCGGACGCCGGTCCGCCCCGCGGGCGTCGGCGAAGCGCTCGCAGCCGATGTCGCAACTGGTGATCGAGACGCTGGAGTCGCGCGACGTCCCGGCGATCATCAACATGACGGTGGCCCCGATCAGCCCGACGGAGGGCGTCGCGCTCGGGAGCCCGGCGGCCCCGCTGCCGGTCGCCACGTTCCAGGTCGATAACTACCTCGGCTTCGACCAGTCGATCCAGTTCAGCGCCGCGATCGGGTGGGGCGACGGCACCGCGAGCAGCGGCCTGGGCTCAACCACGATTCAATTCCTGTCGAACGACGGGGCCGGGCGGGCCTCGTATCAGGTGTTCGGGTACCACACCTACCGGCACGCGTCGAACCCACTCACCCCGTTGAACCTGGACGTCGTGGTGTTTGACAACACCGGCCCGGGCACAACGCAGGCGGCCTCCACGCCCATCACGGTCATCGACCAACCGTTGACCGCGGCCGGCGTGCAGCCGGTGGTCGCAGCCACAGCCGGCGCGCCGCTCGTGTACGTGGACGTGGCGACGTTCACGGACGCCAACCCGCTAGCCCTCGCCGGCGACTACACCGCCACGATCACGTGGGGGAACCCGACGCAGACCACGAGCGGCACGGTCGTCCAGGACACGAACGGCGTGTTCCACGTTCTCGGGAGCCACACGTTCGACGGGGCCGCCCCGGCGTCGTCAGCGTACACGGTCACGATCCTGGACGTCACCGCGAGCGTGACCATCAACAACACGGCCACGGTCGCCCGGGCGGCGATTCTGGTCGGCGCGCTGCCGGTCGCCGGTACGGTCAACATCCCGACGGCCGCCGGCGTGATCGCCACGTTCACCGACACCGGCGGGGCGGACCCGCTCGCGTCGTACACGGCCACGATCGACTGGGGCGACGGCACGCCCACCTCGGTCGGGACGGTCGCAGCCCTTGGCGGCAATCAGTTCAGCGTTTCGGCCCCGGCCCACACCTACCCCCAGCCGGGGGTGTTTGCGACGCGGGTGACCGTGGCGAACGCCCTGGACGGTACCTCCGGCGTCGGCGGCAGCACGGCCGTGATCGCCAACTCCATCCTGACCGCGACCCCGGCGGCCGGGATCACGGCTGTCGAGGGCACCACCTTGACGGCACTCGTGGCCACCTTCACCGACACCGACCCCACCCGCCCCACGTCCGCCTACACGGCGACGATCACTTGGGGCGACGGCACCACCTCCGCCGGGGTCATCACCCAGCCGGGCGGGGCCGGGACGGCGTTCCAGGTGTCCGGGAGCCACATCTACCAGGTGGACGGGCCGTACCCGATCACGGTGCTGATCCAGAACGACAACGGGAGCCGGACGACGACCACGACCACGGCGACCGTGACCGAGGCCGGGATCGCGACGAACCCCGCCCCGCTGGTGATCCGCGGGCAGCAGAACGTCGCGCTGGTGGGCGTGGACGTGGCGACGTTCACGTCCGGCAACCCGTTCGAGACGGCGGCGAACTTCGCGGCCTCGATCGCCTGGGGCGACGGGACGACGTCGGCCGGGGTCATCGTGGTGGACGCGTTCGGCACGTTCCACGTCCAGGGCATCCACACCTACACCTCGACCGGCACGTTCACCCCGCTCGTGACCGTCTCCGAGGTCGGGGGGGGTGGGGTGCTCGGGCAGGTGCAGGCCACCGTGACCATCGTGGCGACCCCGCTGCTGGTCACCGCCACGCCGGTCCAGGCGACCGAGGGGGTGGCCCTGCCGAACGCCCAGAACACCACGAACGGTACGGTCGTCGCCACGTTCGTGGACCTGTTCGGCGCCGACCCGTTGGCCTCCTACTCGGCCTCCATCGACTGGGGCAACGGGCTGACCACCCCGGGCACCATCGTGGCCGGGGTCGGGCCGAACTTCGTGGTCGTCGCCCCGGCCGCGCCGCCGGTCGTGTACGCCAACGCCGGGATGTACACCGTCAAGGTGACGGTGATGAACGTGGACCTGTCGCAGACGAGCGGCTTCTTCCAGGCCGTCGGGGTGACGACCGCCACGGTCGCGGACGCCCCGCTGGCGGCCGACCCGACTCAGCCGGTGGTCACCGCGTTCCAGGGGACGCCGCTCGCCGGGGTGCCGGTCGGCCGGTTCACCGACGGCAACCCGGCCGGGTCGGTGACCGACTTCACCGCGACGATCGACTGGGGCGACGGCACCCCGCAGTCGGCCGGGCAGGTGGTCCAGCCGGGCGGCGTCGGCACGCCGTTCGTGGTGCTCGGGAATCACACCTACGCGAACCCGACCACCCCGCCGGCCGCGCCCTACGCGGTCACCGTCACCGTCGTGGACGTCGGCGGCTCCCGGGTCACGACCCGGACGACGGCGAACGTCACCGCGTCGGTCATCACCGGCACCCCGACGGTCCTCACCGGCGTCGAGGGGCAGCCAATCGGCAACGGGGTGGTGGCGTACTTCACCGACAGCGGCATCGCCGGGCCGGTGAGCAGCTACTCGGCGTCGATCAACTGGGGCACCGGGCTGCCGGGGTCGGTCACCTTCGGGCAGATCGTGCCGCTCGGCGGGAACTCGTTCCAGGTCCTCGGGACGTACACCTACCCGCGGGAGAACGTGGCCCCGAACATGCCGTACTCGGTCACCGTGTCGATCAGCCACAACGGCCTGGCGGCCACCACCGTGGTGAGCCAGGCGAACATCGCCGACGCGCCGATCAGCGGGGTGGCGGTGCCGGTGTTCGCCACCGAGGGGGTGGCGTTCACCGGGACGGTGGCGATCTTTACCGACGCCAACCCGAACGGGACGGCCGCCGACTTCACCGCCACGATCAGCTGGGGCGACGGCTCCACCTCGACCGGGCGGGTGGTCCGCAGCGGGGCGTCGTACCTGGTCGGCGGGGCCGACCCGGTGTCCGGCCTCGGGCACGTGTACACGCGGGAGGGCACGTTCGCGTTCAGCGTCACCGTCCGGGACGGGGCGCCGGGTGGGGCCGAGTTCACCGCGTTCCAGACGGCCACGGTGTTCGACGCCCCGCTGACCGCGACCGGGATCAACACCACGATCGTGGAAGGCCCGCTCCCGGCGGTGCCGCTCCCCGGGGTGGTGGCCCCGACGTTCAACGTGGCCACGTTCACCGACGCGGGGAACGTGCCCCCGGCGGCGCCCAACCCGCCGTCCGAGTACACCGCGACGATCAACTGGGGCGACGGCGCGGTGACCACCGGGGTGATCGGCAACCCGACCCTGCTGCTCGGGACGCTCGTCTACCCGGTGACCGGCCAGCACCTGTACGCGGACGTGGGGTCGTACTTCGTCACCGTCACCGTCCGCACGAGCGGCACCAGTTCCACCTCGACGACCGCGGTCATCACCGTCACCGACGCCGTGCTGACGGCCGGGCCGGCGACGGCGCTGACGGCGGTCGAGGGGTCCGGGTTCACCTCCCAGGTGGCGACGTTCAGCGACGCCGACCTGCTTGGCCGGATCTCGGACTACTCGGCGACGATCGCCTGGGGCGACGGCACGACCTCGGCCGGGGTGATCGGCCAGATCTCCACCCCGCTCGGGACGCCGCCGCAGTTCACCGTCGTCGGCACGCACACCTACGCCGACCCGAGCGCGGCCGGCGCCCCGTACCCGGTCACCGTCACCGTCCGCGGCGTGACCGGCGGGAACAGCACCACGGCCACGGCCACGGTCGCGGTCGGGAGCGCCCCGCTGTCGTCTGAGGGGGGGACGGTCCACGGGGTCGAAGGGAACTCGACCGGGTCGGTCCTGATCGGGACGTTCACCGACGCCGACCCGCAGTCGGCGCTCGCCGAGTTCACGACCGGCGGCGGGTCGATCACGATCGACTGGGGCAACGGGGGCGGGCCGGTCCCGCTCCCGCCCTCGGCCGTCACCGCCGTCGGCTCGCCGAGCGGGGTGACGTACCGGATCAACGCGGCGTTCACCTACCCGCGGCCCGGGACGTACCCGATCACCGTGGTCGTCACCGACCGGTTCGGGGCGTCCACGGTCATCCAGTCGGTCGCCCTGATCGCCGCTGCCCCGCTCGTCGCGGCGCCGGCGGGCACCCAACCGGCCATCGGGACGACTGAAGGGGGGACGTACACCGGGCCGGTGTTCCGGTTCACCGACGGCAACCCGCTGTCGGTCCCGTCCGAGTTCGCCGCGACCATCAACTGGGGCGACGGCACGACGGACACCGGGGTCGTCACACAGCCCGGCGGCCCGGGGACGACGTATGTGGTGTCCGGCAGCCATCGCTACCTGGACAACGGGAACTACACCGTCGGCGTGTTCGTGCAGAAGACCGGCGGCGGGTCGACGGTCAACTACACGACGACGGCGGTGGTGACCGGGGTGGTGCCGACGGCGGTCATCTCGAACGCCGGGCCGGTGGGCGAGGGGAGCCCGGTGACGGTCTCCCTGTCCGACCCGCAGGACCCGTCGCCGACCGACACCGCGGCCGGGTTCCGGTACAGCTTCGCCACCTCGGCCGCCGGGCTGGCGGGGTCGTACGCCGGCGCCCAGCCGGGGAGCTCCGCCCAGTTCACGTTCCCGGACGGCCCGTCCACCCAGACGGTGTTCGGTCGCATCTTCGACAAGGACGGGCTGTTCAGCGACTACCAGACCGTGGTGACGGTGACCAACGTGAACCCGACCGCCACGCTGTCGGTGAGCGGCCCGTTCATCCCGAAGAAGCCGTTCACGGTGACGTTCACCAACCAGGCCGACCCGTCGCCGACCGACACCGCGGCCGGGTTCCGGTACCAGTTCGACTTCGGCGACGGGAACGGGTTCGGGGCGCCGACGACGAGCCCGACGGCGACGTTCACGCCGCCGCGACCCGGCACGTACGTGGTCCGCGGCCGGATCATCGACAAGGACGGGGGGGTGACCGAGTACACCGCCAACCCGCAGGGGAACGTGGTGATCCCGAACGTGGACGTGTTCGCGGTCGGCAACGGGATCGGCGCCGGCCCGATCGTGAAGGTGTACAGCAGCCTGGACAACAGCCTGGTCGCCAGCTTCACCGCCTACGAGCCGACGTTCCGCGGTGGGGTGCTGGTGGCGACCGGGGACGTGACCGGGGACGGCATCCCGGACATCATCACCGGGACCGGGGTCGGCGGCGGCCCGGTGGTGAAGGTGTTCGACGGGGTGACCTTCTTCGAGATCGCCAGCCTCATGGCCTACGAGGCGTCGTTCCGGGGCGGGGTGTTCGTGGCCGCCGGGGACACCGACGGGGACGGCCGGGCCGAGATCATCACCGGGACTGGGATCGGCGGCGGCCCGGTGGTGAAGGTGTTCGACGGCCGGACGAATGCCCTCCGGTCGAGCTTCGCGGCCTACGACATCAGCGCCCGGGGCGGGGTGTTCGTGGCCGCCGGGGATACAACCGGGGACGGGAAGGCCGAGGTCATTACAGGCGCCGGCCAGGGCGGCGGCCCGCACGTGAAGGTGTTCGACCAGTTCGGCAACACGATCCGGAGCTTCTTCGCCTACGACAGCAGCTTCCCGGGCGGGGTGACCGTGTCGGCCGGCGACCTCTACGGCCTCGGGTACGCCGACATCGTGACCGGCACCGGGGTCGGCGGCGGCCCCGAGGTCCGGGTGCTCGATAGCCAGAACGGCCGGCTGAAGGACAACTTCGCCGCGTTCGGCCCGGACCGGAGCACCGGCCAACCGCTCCGCAACGGGTTCTCGGTCAGCGCCAGCCACGTGATCGGGCCGACCGGAAAGGCGGCGATCATCGCCGCCGCCGGCCCGGACTACGGCCCGACGGTGCGGCTGTTCGACGCCGTCACCCACGCGAGCCTCGGCGAGATCCTGCCGTACGAGGAGACGTTCACCGGCGGGGCATACGTCGGGTGA